From the Penicillium oxalicum strain HP7-1 chromosome V, whole genome shotgun sequence genome, one window contains:
- a CDS encoding Cytochrome 61, with product MVDMTGSFVSPSADATISPQLFAPAGLVASILDGFTVWKLILTLFLGAVVYDQFKYHYLKGKIVGPAYKIPFMGPFLQSVNPKFTEYKAKWDSGELSCVSVFHKFVVIASTRDMSRKIFNSPNYVKPCVVDAAHKLLGKSNWVFLDGKEHVEYRKGLNGLFTRQALASYLPRAAEVFDEYFKRFVEKSAATKHTPTPWMPEFRELMTALSCRTFVGYYMSDEAVQKVADDYYLITAALELVNFPIILPFTKTWYGKKAADMVLDEFCKCTAKSKARMAAGGEVTCIMDAWVKAQQDSAKYREKIAQGIAVDSSEKPPQVLRDFSDYEIAQTIFTFLFASQDATSAASTWLFQLMADRPEVLDKVREENLAVRNGDRSVPISMELLDQMTYTRAVVKETLRYRPPVIMVPYLVKKDFPITDKITVSKGSMIIPSVWPATHDEEAYPNADSFDPDRWITGTAEQQSKNWLVFGTGPHYCLGQTYAQLSLMAMIGKASMEMDWEHTPTAQSEDIKVFATIFPQDDCLLTFRPRA from the exons ATGGTCGACATGACTGGAAGCTTCGTCTCCCCGTCCGCGGATGCGACAATCTCGCCTCAACTGTTCGCGCCGGCCGGCTTGGTCGCGTCGATTCTGGATGGCTTCACAGTGTGGAAGCTGATCCTCACCCTGTTCCTCGGAGCAGTCGTTTACGATCAGT TCAAGTACCACTACCTCAAGGGCAAGATTGTCGGTCCCGCCTACAAGATTCCTTTCATGGGCCCCTTCCTCCAGTCCGTCAACCCCAAGTTTACCGAGTACAAGGCGAAATGGGACAGCGGCGAGCTGAGCTGTGTCTCGGTCTTCCACAA GTTCGTTGTGATCGCCTCGACCCGTGATATGTCCCGCAAGATCTTCAATTCCCCCAACTACGTCAAGCCCTGCGTTGTGGATGCTGCGCACAAGCTGTTGGGTAAATCGAACTGGGTCTTCTTGGACGGCAAGGAGCATGTCGAATACCGCAAGGGCCTCAACGGCCTCTTCACTCGCCAGGCTCTGGCCAGCTATCTGCCCCGCGCCGCCGAGGTCTTTGATGAGTACTTCAAGCGCTTCGTGGAGAAGTCGGCTGCTACCAAGCACACTCCTACTCCTTGGATGCCCGAGTTCCGTGAGCTGATGACTGCGCTGTCCTGCCGAACCTTTGTCGGATACTACATGTCTGACGAGGCCGTCCAGAAGGTTGCTGACGACTACTATCTGATTACTGCTGCTCTTGAGCTCGTCAACTTCCCGATCATCCTGCCCTTCACCAAGACCTGGTATGGTAAGAAGGCCGCCGACATGGTCCTGGACGAATTTTGCAAGTGCACTGCTAAGAGCAAGGCCCGTATGGCCGCTGGCGGGGAGGTCACCTGTATCATGGACGCCTGGGTCAAGGCCCAGCAGGACTCTGCCAAGTACCGGGAGAAGATCGCCCAGGGAATTGCCGTTGACTCGTCCGAGAAGCCTCCGCAGGTGTTGCGTGATTTCTCGGACTACGAGATTGCTCAGACCATCTTCACGTTCTTGTTCGCTTCCCAGGACGCCACCAGTGCTGCGTCTACTTGGTTGTTCCAGCTGATGGCCGATCGTCCCGAAGTGCTCGACAAGGTTCGCGAGGAGAACTTGGCTGTCCGTAACGGTGACCGCTCGGTCCCAATCTCCATGGAATTGCTGGACCAAATGACCTACACTCGTGCCGTCGTGAAGGAGACCCTTCGCTACCGCCCTCCAGTCATCATGGTCCCTTACCTGGTCAAGAAGGACTTCCCTATTACCGACAAGATCACTGTTTCCAAGGGCTCTATGATCATTCCTTCAGTGTGGCCCGCCACTCACGACGAGGAGGCCTACCCCAACGCCGACTCCTTCGACCCTGACCGCTGGATTACCGGCACTGCTGAGCAGCAGTCCAAGAACTGGCTCGTCTTTGGCACTGGTCCCCACTACTGTCTGGGTCAGACCTATGCTCAACTGTCCCTGATGGCCATGATTGGCAAGGCCAGTATGGAGATGGACTGGGAGCACACTCCGACTGCTCAGTCCGAGGACATCAAGGTTTTCGCCACAATCTTCCCCCAG GATGACTGCCTTCTTACCTTCCGCCCTCGTGCATAA
- a CDS encoding Eukaryotic translation initiation factor 5B, translating to MAPKKKGGKRQEEDWEADLGETAAPAQAPAEEPAQDGGEDAAEEEAGGGGLMAALRKNKARKAKKGKPVNDFVEGEDAGADLASKQPEEGTFDEDDVFSGKPKKPIKQVESTPAPAADEGEFRVKTKKEKEKEKKEREKQRKKEQAAMKKKTTPATQTSEPAKTVTEEKKVEAEPAAAAKTAGKAKKLPPHLAALQKQQELLRKQREEEERRAAEEKALLEEQARKDAEEEAKREEARRLKKEREREKKEQLRREGKLLTKAQKEAQAKIELRKKHLLASGVSVAGLEGGAEKKRPVYENRKKKGGKKQEDDLEAAAERARLQREAEDERRKKEAEEKAKAEAEAKAKAAPADEDDAVEDWEQAAEADDDVKDSWDAPSDEEEEAKPATNGTDKAVSEKKSEEEDSDSEEDSDEDDSSEEDSEDEEQSATQKAIAQRKAEAAERRKKQHEEALAARSKDNLRSPICCILGHVDTGKTKLLDKIRQTNVQEGEAGGITQQIGATYFPVDALKQKTAVVNKDGAFEFKVPGLLIIDTPGHESFSNLRSRGSSLCNIAILVVDIMHGLEPQTLESMRLLRDRRTPFIVALNKIDRLYGWKKIDNNGFQESLSMQSKGVQNEFRTRLEATKLAFAEQGFNSELFYENKSMARNVSLVPTSAHTGEGVPDMLMLLTKLSQERMTNSLMYLSEVECTVLEVKVIEGLGTTIDVILSNGILREGDRVVLCGLNGPITTNIRALLTPAPLKELRLKSQYVHNKEVKAALGVKIAANDLEHAIAGSRLLVVGPDDDEEDLEDEVMTDLENLLSRVSTDNRGVTVQASTLGSLEALLEFLKQSKIPVANISIGPVYKRDVMMAGTMLEKAKEYAVMLCFDVKVDKEAAAYAADVGVKIFTADIIYHLFDDFTKHMAALTEQRKEEAKLLAIFPCVINPVAVFNKKDPIVIGIDVIEGSLRMHTPLAAVRTNAAGQKEIVDIGRVTSIERDHKPIAVCKKGQPSVAVKVEGPNQPMYGRQLEESDQLYSHISRASIDTLKEFYRSEVTMEEWALVKKLKPVFDIP from the exons ATGGCGCCTAAGAAGAAGGGAGGCAAGCGCCAAGAAGAGGACTGGGAGGCTGATCTCGGCGAGACCGCTGCTCCCGCTCAGGCTCCTGCGGAGGAGCCTGCCCAGGATGGCGGCGAAGATGCtgctgaagaagaggccGGTGGTGGCGGTCTCATGGCTGCCCTACGAAAGAACAAGGCCCGTAAAGCTAAAAAGGGCAAGCCCGTCAACGACTTTGTCGAGGGCGAAGACGCCGGAGCCGATCTGGCCAGCAAGCAGCCAGAGGAGGGCACTttcgacgaagatgatgtttTCTCCGGCAAGCCTAAAAAGCCTATCAAGCAAGTGGAATCTACACCGGCCCCGGCTGCCGATGAAGGCGAGTTCCGCgtgaagaccaagaaggagaaggagaaggagaagaaggagcgcGAGAAGCAGCGAAAGAAGGAACAG GCTgccatgaagaagaagaccacaCCTGCCACTCAAACGTCCGAGCCCGCAAAGACTGTCacggaggaaaagaaggttGAAGCTGAGCCCGCCGCAGCGGCCAAGACTGCgggcaaggccaagaagcttcCACCTCATCTCGCGGCCCTCCAGAAGCAGCAAGAGCTTTTGCGCAAGCAGcgcgaagaggaagagcgcCGAGCCGCCGAAGAGAAGGCACTCTTGGAAGAGCAGGCCCGCAAGGATGCTGAAGAGGAGGCTAAGCGTGAAGAAGCCCGTCGTCTGAAGAAGGAGCGTgagcgtgagaagaaggaacaGCTGCGCCGTGAGGGTAAGCTCTTGACAAAGGCTCAGAAGGAGGCTCAGGCCAAGATCGAGCTCAGGAAGAAGCACTTGCTTGCCTCTGGTGTCTCCGTAGCGGGCCTAGAAGGTGGtgcggagaagaagcgcCCTGTGTACGAAAACCGCAAGAAGAAAGGCGGCAAGAAGCAAGAGGACGACCTAGAAGCCGCCGCTGAACGGGCTCGTCTCCAGCGTGAAGCTGAAGATGAGCGACGTAAGAAGgaggctgaggagaaggccaaggctgaggctgaggctAAGGCTAAGGCTGCTCccgcagatgaagatgatgccGTCGAGGACTGGGAGCAAGCTGCGGAGGCTGACGACGATGTGAAGGACAGCTGGGATGCTCCTtctgacgaggaagaggaagcgaAGCCCGCCACTAATGGCACTGATAAGGCTGTCAGCGAGAAGAaatcggaagaggaggacaGCGACTCCGAGGAAGATTCTGACGAGGACGACTCGTCTGAGGAAGActccgaggatgaggagcagTCTGCAACCCAGAAGGCTATTGCGCAGCGCAAGGCTGAGGCCGCAGAGCGCAGGAAGAAACAGCACGAGGAGGCCTTGGCTGCTCGATCCAAGGATAATCTCCGCTCTCCAATTTGCTGTATTCTCGGTCACGTCGATACCGGAAAGACCAAACTTCTCGACAAGATTCGTCAGACCAACGTGCAAGAAGGTGAAGCTGGTGGTATTACCCAACAGATTGGTGCAACCTACTTCCCCGTTGATGCCTTGAAGCAGAAGACTGCAGTCGTCAACAAGGATGGTGCCTTCGAGTTCAAGGTTCCCGGTCTTTTGATCATTGACACGCCTGGTCACGAGTCTTTCTCTAACCTCCGTTCCCGTGGTTCCTCCCTTTGTAACATTGCCATCTTGGTTGTCGATATCATGCACGGTCTTGAGCCCCAGACTCTGGAGTCTATGCGCTTGCTCCGTGACCGCCGCACTCCTTTCATTGTTGCGCTGAACAAGATCGATCGTCTCTACggctggaagaagattgaCAACAACGGCTTCCAGGAGAGTCTCAGCATGCAAAGCAAGGGTGTCCAGAACGAATTCCGCACTCGTCTTGAGGCCACCAAGCTTGCATTCGCCGAGCAGGGTTTCAACTCTGAGCTGTTCTATGAGAACAAGTCTATGGCCCGTAATGTCTCTCTTGTGCCCACCTCCGCCCATACTGGCGAGGGTGTGCCCGACATGCTCATGCTTCTGACCAAGCTGAGTCAAGAGCGTATGACCAACTCTCTCATGTACCTTTCCGAGGTCGAGTGTACCGTTCTTGAGGTCAAGGTGATCGAGGGTCTTGGTACCACCATCGACGTGATTTTGTCCAACGGTATTCTCCGTGAGGGTGATCGCGTTGTCTTGTGCGGTCTGAATGGACCGATCACAACAAATATCCGTGCACTGTTGACGCCTGCTCCTTTGAAGGAACTGCGTCTCAAGTCGCAATACGTTCACAACAAGGAAGTCAAGGCCGCTCTTGGTGTCAAGATTGCTGCCAACGACCTTGAACACGCCATCGCCGGTTCCCGCTTGCTCGTCGTCGGTcctgatgatgatgaggaggacttggaagatGAGGTCATGACCGACCTGGAGAACCTGCTCAGCCGTGTTTCTACCGACAACCGTGGTGTCACCGTTCAGGCTTCCACCCTTGGTTCCCTGGAGGCTCTCTTGGAGTTCCTCAAGCAGTCCAAGATTCCTGTGGCAAACATTTCCATTGGCCCTGTTTACAAGCGTGATGTGATGATGGCAGGAACCATGctggagaaggccaaggagtACGCCGTCATGCTTTGTTTCGATGTTAAGGTCGACAAGGAAGCTGCTGCTTATGCCGCCGATGTTGGCGTGAAGATCTTCACCGCCGACATTATCTACCACCTCTTCGACGACTTCACCAAGCACATGGCCGCTTTGACCGAACAACGTAAGGAGGAAGCCAAGCTGCTGGCTATCTTCCCCTGCGTCATCAACCCCGTTGCTGTCTTCAACAAGAAGGACCCTATCGTTATCGGTATCGATGTCATTGAGGGAAGCTTGCGCATGCATACCCCTCTTGCAGCGGTTCGTACCAACGCTGCTGGTCAAAAGGAAATTGTCGATATCGGTCGAGT GACATCTATTGAACGTGATCACAAGCCCATCGCTGTGTGCAAGAAGGGACAACCGTCCGTGGCGGTTAAGGTCGAGGGTCCCAACCAGCCCATGTATGGCCGTCAACTCGAAGAGAGTGATCAGCTCTACTCGCACATCTCTCGCGCAAGTATTGACACGCTGAAGGAGTTCTACCGCTCCGAAGTCACCATGGAAGAGTGGGCTCtggtcaagaagctcaagcctGTCTTTGACATTCCATAA